Genomic window (Streptomyces sp. LX-29):
GGGGCGACGGCCTGCGGGAGGGCGAGGGCGTGCGGTCGTCGCGAGCCCCGCGGGGTTCGCCGCGCGCGTACGGGACCGGAGCCGGGCGCGGCGCGCGTGTCCTGGGCGGGGCGCGGCCAGTTGGGCAGTGCGCCTGCACCCCGTGGCCTGAGAGGTGTCCCGCCCATGCCTGGAATCTCCGCTCCGTCCCCCCGCGCGGCCGCGCGCATCGCGGCCGTCATGGCTGCCGCCATGACCCTGGGGGGCTGCATGAGCGTGTCCGACGACCCGGAGCGGCCCGGGACGCGTGGCAGCAGCACCGAGCACCGCGGCGGTGTGACGGAGCCGGACGGCGGCACGCTCCCGTCGGCCGCGGCGGCGCGCACGGTCGACGACGCCAAGGGGGAGCACGGCCGGAGCAAGGGCAAGGGCAAGAAGAAGCCGGGCGGTCGGGACGGGAAGGAGGGCGCGAAGCCCTCGGAGTCCGCCCCGGAGCCCTCCACGTCCGCCGGGCGCAGCCGTAGCCCGCGGCCGCGCACCAGCTCGCCGGCGCCGACTCCGGGCGGCGGTGGCAAGAGCGAGCCGACGTCGGCCCCCACGTCCCAGGCGCCGCGCCCGCCGCGTCCCACGACTCCGCCGCCCACCACCCCGGCGCCGCAGCCGACCACCAGCGAGCCGACGACCCCGCCGCCGACCACGGAGGACCCGGGCTCGACCGGCGGGGGCGGTGGGAGCGGGGGCGGCGGCTCCTCGCCGCAGGCGGGCTGAGCGGCGCACGCAGCCGGGACGGGGGCTGGTCGGTACGGGGGTCGAGCGTGCGGCGGGCTGGCCGGTACGGGGGCTGGTCGGGCGCGGCCGCGCGGGCCGAGCGCGGCCGCGGAGCGGGGAACGGCGGGTGGCGGGCGGGGCCGCGGGGCCGGGGTGGAGGAGCCGGTGGTCGAGGCGGGGAGGCGGGCGTCGGACCGGGGCGGAGAGCGGGTGGCTCCGGACCGGATTTGCTTTCCGGGGGTGGGAGTGCGTATGGTGGTAGATCGTTTGATCCCATTTGCCCGGCGCCAAACCGAAGCGCGCCGCGTGGCGCGTTCCTACCCTTGCCGTGGCTGACCGCATTGAGGCGGTCGTTTGCGAAATGACACGGAGTTCGGGCGCGTGCCGAGACTCCGGAAGGTTTCGCATTTCGCATGTCCATTTCCACTGATAACACCGCCATGCCCAGCGCCGTGACCGAGCAGGTCGAGCAGGACGAGCAGATGTCCGCGGCGACGGTCGAGGCGATCGAGTCCCAGGTCGAGACCGGCGCCGAGGCGGACGTCGAGGCCGACGTCGAGGTCGAGGCCGACGTCGAGGCCGCCGCCGAGGCGGACGACCAGGACGCGGCTCCCCAGATCACCTTCGGCGACCTCGGGCTCCCCGAGCAGATCGTCCGCAAGCTGGCGCAGAACGGTGTGACCACCCCGTTCCCGATCCAGGCCGCGACCATCCCGGACGCGCTGGCCGGCAAGGACATCCTCGGCCGCGGTCGTACCGGCTCCGGCAAGACCCTCTCCTTCGGCCTGCCGCTGCTGACCACCCTCGCCGGCGGCCACACCGAGAAGAAGCGCCCGCGCGGTCTGATCCTGACCCCGACCCGTGAGCTCGCCATGCAGGTGAGCGACGCGCTCCAGCCGTACGGCGACGTCCTCGGCCTCAAGCTCAAGGTCGTCTGCGGCGGCACCTCGATGGGCAACCAGATCTACGCCCTGGAACGCGGTGTCGACATCCTCGTCGCCACCCCGGGCCGACTGCGCGACATCATCGACCGCGGCGCCGCCTCGCTCGACAAGGTCCAGGTCGCCGTCCTCGACGAGGCCGACCAGATGGCCGACATGGGCTTCCTGCCCGAGGTCACCGAGATCCTCGACCTGGTGCCGCAGGGCGGTCAGCGGCTGCTCTTCTCCGCCACGCTGGAGAACGAGATCGACACCCTGGTCAAGCGTTACCTGGTCGACCAGGTCACCCACGAGGTCGACCCGTCGGCCGGCGCGGTGTCCACCATGACCCACCACGTCCTGGTCGTGAAGCCCAAGGACAAGGCCCCGGTCACCGCCGCCATCGCGGCGCGCAAGGGCCGCACCATCATCTTCGTGCGGACCCAGCTCGGCGCCGACCGCGTCGCCGACCAGCTGCGCGAGGCGGGCGTGCGTGCCGACGCGCTGCACGGCGGCATGACCCAGGGTGCCCGCACCCGCACCCTGGCCGACTTCAAGGACGGGTACGTCAACGTGCTCGTCGCCACCGACGTGGCCGCCCGCGGTATCCACGTCGACGGCATCGACCTGGTGCTCAACGTCGACCCGGCCGGCGACCACAAGGACTACCTGCACCGCAGCGGCCGCACCGCCCGTGCCGGCCAGTCCGGCACCGTCGTCTCGCTGGCGCTGCCGCACCAGCGCCGACAGATCTTCCGCCTGATGGAGGACGCGGGCGTGGACGCCTCGCGTCACATCGTGGGCGGCGCCGGCGCCTTCGACGAGGACGTGGCCCGGATCACCGGCGCCCGCTCGCTCACCGAGGTGCAGGCGGAGTCGGCGGCCAACTCGGCCAAGCAGGCCGAGCGCGAGGTGCAGCAGCTCACCCGCGAGCTGGAGAAGGTCCAGCGCCGGGCGCTCGAACTCCGCGAGGAGGCCGACCGGCTGGCCGCCCGCGTGGCGCGCGAGCGGGGCGAGGCCCCGGAGGCCGCCGCCGCGAGCTCGGAGGAGGGCGTGACCGCCGCCGAGACCCCGGTCGTCCCGCACCAGGCCCCCGCGGCCGAGGTCGAGACCCCCGTGGTGGCCGAGGAGGGCCCGCGTCGGGCGTCCTCGTACGAGCGTCGTGACGAGCGCGGCAACTTCGAGCGTCGGGACCGGGAGCGCGGCGGTTTCGACCGCGACCGTGACCGCGGCTTCAACCGTGACCGCGACCGGGACCGTCGCGACGACCGCGGTGGTTTCGACCGCGACCGTGACCGGGACCGTGGTTTCAATCGGGACCGTGGTGACCGTGGCGGTGACCGCGGTGGTTTCAACCGTGACCGTCGTGACGGCGACCGTGGCGGCTTCGGTGGCGGCCGTTCGTTCGAGCGCCGTGACGACCGTGGCAACTTCGAGCGTCGGGACCGTCGCGACGACCGCGGTGGTTTCGACCGCGACCGTGACCGGGACCGTGGTTTCAATCGGGACCGTCGTGAGGACCGTGGTGACCGTGGCGGTGACCGCGGTGGTTTCAACCGCGAGCGTCGTGACGGCGACCGTGGCGGCTTCGGTGGCGGCCGTTCGTTCGAGCGCCGTGACGACCGTCAGGGCCGCTCCTTCGAGCGTCGCGACCACAACCACCGTGGCGGCGACCGTCCGTTCCACCGTGAGCGCCGCGAGGACCGTCCGTTCAACCGCGACGACCGTCCCTTCAACCGGGACCGTCGCGACGACCGTCCGGCCCGTCGTGACGACCACCGGGGTGCCCGGCCCCTCGACCGCCGCGCCGACAAGCCCCGCTGGAAGCGGAACGGCTGATCCCGTTGCGGGACTGAGGGTTTGAGCGTCTGAGGGCCCGTACGGCACGGAAGTGTCGTACGGGCCCTCTCGCGCGAAGATCGCAGTGACGTCCCCCCATGCCGTGCGCCGAAGAGCGCCCCCGAAACCGGGCCCGCTCGGGCAAGGGGCGGTATTGGCTCGGGCCGGAGCCGGGGGCGGGCTATGCTGCGGTGTGCGGGCCGTTAGCTCAATTGGCAGAGCAGTGGACTTTTAATCCATTGGTTCAGGGTTCGAGCCCCTGACGGCCCACCGTTACGAGGGGCGAGCATGTCGCCTCTGACCTGCGTATACATCCAACGGCCCGATCGGAGATCTCCGGTCGGGCCGTCGCTCGTCCGCCGGCCTCACGGCCGTTCCGCGCTGCCGGAGGGTTCCGCCGGGCTCCGA
Coding sequences:
- a CDS encoding DEAD/DEAH box helicase, producing the protein MSISTDNTAMPSAVTEQVEQDEQMSAATVEAIESQVETGAEADVEADVEVEADVEAAAEADDQDAAPQITFGDLGLPEQIVRKLAQNGVTTPFPIQAATIPDALAGKDILGRGRTGSGKTLSFGLPLLTTLAGGHTEKKRPRGLILTPTRELAMQVSDALQPYGDVLGLKLKVVCGGTSMGNQIYALERGVDILVATPGRLRDIIDRGAASLDKVQVAVLDEADQMADMGFLPEVTEILDLVPQGGQRLLFSATLENEIDTLVKRYLVDQVTHEVDPSAGAVSTMTHHVLVVKPKDKAPVTAAIAARKGRTIIFVRTQLGADRVADQLREAGVRADALHGGMTQGARTRTLADFKDGYVNVLVATDVAARGIHVDGIDLVLNVDPAGDHKDYLHRSGRTARAGQSGTVVSLALPHQRRQIFRLMEDAGVDASRHIVGGAGAFDEDVARITGARSLTEVQAESAANSAKQAEREVQQLTRELEKVQRRALELREEADRLAARVARERGEAPEAAAASSEEGVTAAETPVVPHQAPAAEVETPVVAEEGPRRASSYERRDERGNFERRDRERGGFDRDRDRGFNRDRDRDRRDDRGGFDRDRDRDRGFNRDRGDRGGDRGGFNRDRRDGDRGGFGGGRSFERRDDRGNFERRDRRDDRGGFDRDRDRDRGFNRDRREDRGDRGGDRGGFNRERRDGDRGGFGGGRSFERRDDRQGRSFERRDHNHRGGDRPFHRERREDRPFNRDDRPFNRDRRDDRPARRDDHRGARPLDRRADKPRWKRNG